In Methanobacterium bryantii, the following proteins share a genomic window:
- a CDS encoding GDP-mannose 4,6-dehydratase → MNWKGKNVLITGIGGFVGPYLGESLLEKEAIVFGLVRKRADGVKTKSLEDKGIENDVKLIGGDLTDITSLANALDASDPDFIFHLAAQSFVPRSFENSLETQQINCIGTANLLDAVRIKDIDAKIVFAGSSEEYGLVISSSNHHEQAQKKHQSIFPEVENIPEVPIKESNPLRPMSPYAVSKVYGDFLMRNYYHSYGMDNVVSRAFNHEGAGRGPMFVTSVITNQIMKLKFGEISKINIGNVNAFRDWSHVRDIVKGYVLLAEKGKSGEVYNQGSMRTNSVLSYILLGLKEAGWNIDKIETFNGEKMVKEPVDMDHSKIFGIGFEKTAVDRMMLEGELEYTILDKGIYAHTDKGKIAVEFNPERFRPAEVPILFANTKKIQKTGAKIEYKLNHIIKDQLNYYLKKENRL, encoded by the coding sequence ATGAACTGGAAAGGTAAAAATGTTTTAATAACTGGAATAGGCGGATTTGTAGGGCCTTATTTAGGAGAAAGCTTGTTAGAAAAGGAAGCTATTGTCTTTGGATTAGTTAGAAAGAGGGCTGATGGGGTAAAAACTAAAAGTTTAGAGGATAAGGGAATTGAAAATGATGTGAAGTTGATTGGTGGTGATTTGACTGATATTACTTCGCTTGCTAATGCGCTTGACGCGTCAGATCCTGATTTTATTTTTCATTTAGCTGCTCAATCTTTTGTTCCGAGGTCTTTTGAGAATTCACTGGAAACACAGCAAATAAATTGCATAGGAACTGCGAATTTATTAGACGCAGTAAGGATAAAAGATATTGATGCAAAGATTGTTTTTGCAGGTTCCAGCGAGGAATATGGGCTGGTCATATCATCCAGTAATCACCATGAGCAGGCGCAAAAAAAACATCAATCCATATTTCCTGAAGTAGAAAATATTCCCGAAGTTCCTATTAAAGAGTCTAATCCTTTACGTCCTATGTCTCCTTATGCTGTTTCTAAGGTTTATGGTGATTTTTTAATGAGGAATTATTATCATTCTTATGGCATGGATAATGTTGTTTCTCGTGCTTTTAACCATGAGGGTGCTGGAAGAGGGCCCATGTTCGTTACATCGGTTATAACTAATCAGATTATGAAATTAAAATTTGGAGAAATTAGTAAAATTAATATAGGTAATGTGAACGCTTTTAGGGATTGGTCACATGTTAGGGACATAGTTAAAGGCTACGTACTTCTTGCTGAGAAGGGTAAAAGCGGTGAAGTATATAATCAGGGTTCAATGCGAACAAATTCAGTATTAAGCTACATATTATTAGGTCTAAAAGAAGCAGGATGGAATATTGATAAAATTGAAACCTTTAATGGGGAAAAAATGGTTAAAGAACCTGTTGATATGGACCATTCCAAGATTTTTGGAATTGGTTTTGAAAAAACAGCAGTAGATAGGATGATGCTGGAGGGAGAACTGGAATATACAATTCTTGATAAAGGAATTTACGCCCACACAGATAAAGGAAAAATAGCAGTAGAATTCAACCCTGAAAGATTTAGACCAGCAGAAGTACCAATTTTATTTGCAAATACCAAAAAAATTCAAAAAACAGGCGCTAAAATTGAGTATAAACTAAACCACATTATAAAAGACCAGTTGAACTACTATCTAAAAAAAGAAAACAGGCTTTAA
- a CDS encoding glycosyltransferase: MITINFITSWNTECGIADTTRLLVDELKKYDDIQINICPVKKSGPKNPFYFFKLLKNIPKNQITHIQYHSDLFGPFIPDVSLSYFPMVISLLKFWRKNKIITTVHEIDSNSMIDKIIIKFLNFSDKLIAHNSNLINSMENCGVKKGKLFLIPLGTLQSKLLDKKLCKNMLGAADKKILTIFGFIGLNKGHDLIVDILPELDKNHILVIAGAPRTKEQIKYQHLLEEQIFNARLQDRVKFLGFVDRKQLPVVAGATDIFIYPYRWIIASAALNIALSYQIPTITSDLNYFKEIKREYSCIELFKSENKQDLLEKICGLLRSTEKQEHLKEKCRYFNKKTSWRTVGNKMRELYLELAY; the protein is encoded by the coding sequence ATGATTACTATTAATTTCATTACCAGCTGGAACACAGAATGTGGAATAGCTGATACCACCAGACTACTTGTTGATGAATTAAAAAAATATGATGATATTCAAATCAACATCTGTCCAGTTAAAAAATCTGGGCCTAAAAATCCTTTTTACTTCTTTAAATTATTAAAAAATATCCCAAAGAATCAAATTACACATATCCAGTACCACAGCGATTTATTTGGCCCTTTTATACCTGATGTTTCACTCAGTTATTTTCCAATGGTTATATCTCTGCTGAAATTCTGGCGAAAAAATAAAATAATTACCACTGTACATGAAATAGACTCAAATTCAATGATAGATAAAATCATTATTAAATTTCTAAACTTTTCTGACAAATTAATTGCCCATAACAGTAATCTAATCAATTCTATGGAAAATTGTGGAGTAAAAAAGGGTAAGTTATTTTTAATTCCGCTGGGTACCCTCCAAAGTAAATTACTGGATAAAAAGTTATGTAAAAATATGTTAGGGGCAGCAGACAAGAAAATATTGACTATTTTTGGATTTATAGGTTTAAATAAAGGACATGACCTCATTGTTGATATTTTACCTGAGCTTGATAAAAACCATATCCTTGTTATAGCAGGCGCCCCCAGAACTAAAGAACAAATTAAGTACCAGCACCTTTTAGAAGAGCAAATATTTAATGCAAGGTTACAGGACAGGGTGAAATTTCTTGGTTTTGTTGATAGAAAACAGCTCCCAGTTGTTGCAGGCGCCACGGATATTTTTATATATCCTTACCGATGGATTATCGCTTCTGCAGCTCTTAATATAGCCTTAAGCTACCAAATCCCAACCATAACTTCTGACCTGAATTATTTTAAAGAAATAAAAAGAGAATACAGTTGTATAGAACTATTTAAAAGCGAAAATAAGCAGGATTTACTGGAAAAAATATGCGGCCTCCTGAGAAGTACTGAAAAACAGGAACATCTTAAGGAAAAATGCAGGTATTTTAACAAAAAAACAAGCTGGAGGACTGTTGGAAATAAAATGAGGGAATTATATTTGGAATTGGCATACTAA
- a CDS encoding glycosyltransferase family 2 protein, translated as MNPKIAVVILNWNGSEDTIECLESLRQTTYFNYSIIVVDNASSDNSLEKIMRYCKGGIEVKSAFFKYSLKNKPIKTAEYTKEQSEKIKFNSAEVVLIKNDKNYGFAEGSNIGIRYGLTNLDSDYILLLNNDTVVDSDFLRELVKVSESSHKIGFASPKTYYYDFNNKRNVINFAGGSLNMFKGQSHSIGVNEVDNGQYDEIKTVEYGEGSCLLVKREVLEKIGLFDTKYFAYWEEADLCTRGNKAGYRSVYVPKAKIWHKVSASTDDPTKLYYYTRNKFWFMRKYANRTEYISFLLLFFGFYFWNLTCKYTLYGIYKRSLKHSNYFLKGIKNGIFIK; from the coding sequence ATGAACCCCAAAATTGCAGTGGTAATTTTAAACTGGAATGGTTCTGAAGATACTATAGAATGTCTTGAATCATTACGCCAAACTACCTATTTCAATTACAGTATAATTGTTGTTGACAATGCATCTTCAGATAATTCCCTGGAAAAAATAATGCGATACTGTAAAGGCGGAATTGAAGTTAAATCTGCTTTTTTTAAATATTCTTTAAAAAATAAACCGATTAAAACTGCAGAATATACAAAAGAACAATCTGAAAAAATAAAATTTAATTCTGCAGAGGTTGTGCTGATTAAAAATGACAAAAATTATGGATTTGCAGAGGGAAGCAACATTGGAATAAGATATGGATTAACTAATTTAGATTCAGACTACATTCTCCTCTTAAACAATGATACAGTAGTTGACAGTGATTTTTTAAGAGAACTGGTTAAAGTTTCTGAAAGCAGCCATAAAATAGGGTTTGCAAGCCCCAAAACATACTACTATGATTTTAATAACAAGCGAAATGTCATAAATTTCGCCGGCGGATCCTTAAACATGTTTAAAGGACAGTCTCACTCCATTGGTGTAAATGAAGTTGATAATGGCCAGTATGATGAAATAAAGACTGTAGAATATGGTGAAGGTTCCTGCTTGCTTGTAAAAAGAGAAGTTTTAGAGAAAATAGGTTTATTCGATACAAAATATTTTGCTTACTGGGAAGAAGCAGATTTATGCACAAGAGGAAATAAAGCAGGATACAGGTCCGTGTACGTTCCAAAAGCTAAAATATGGCATAAGGTTTCAGCATCAACAGATGACCCCACTAAATTATATTATTATACCCGGAATAAGTTCTGGTTCATGCGAAAATATGCAAATAGAACCGAGTATATTTCTTTTCTGCTCCTTTTTTTTGGATTCTATTTCTGGAATCTAACCTGTAAGTATACCTTATACGGTATATATAAAAGAAGCCTGAAACACAGTAATTACTTTTTAAAAGGAATAAAAAACGGCATTTTTATTAAATAA
- a CDS encoding glycosyltransferase family 4 protein — MKETLKIAVFHNLPSGGAKRALYDHIKYLVSSGHEVDVFVPETANESFLSLAELVNNFKVFPVKTGFLRSLIYSKLNPETPSSDLVSLKELESTEKSIATYINGGNYDVVLSEQDRFTMSPFLLKYIKIPAVYYCQQPLRNDKILEEVSNDIKSPNFIRKKIKYRDLNNTFKIDSINARHAKYILANSYFSRESLLKTYGLNSFVSYLGIDTYKFKPLQLSSEDFVLSVGSCTPIKGYDFTIRSLSLINEQIRPEFIIVSNFSSLEWKNYIEQLANKLRVKLTILDLINDHELIKLYNKAKMVIYTPYLEPFGLIPIESMSCGTPVVAVKEGGVRETVVHNETGLLIDRDENLFAQAILELLRDTDKSREMSKNAITNVQNFWTIEHAGIRLLNHLNRAIDKYTS; from the coding sequence ATGAAAGAAACATTAAAAATTGCTGTTTTTCATAATTTACCTTCAGGAGGGGCCAAAAGAGCATTGTATGATCATATTAAATATCTGGTCTCTTCAGGACATGAAGTTGATGTTTTTGTTCCTGAAACTGCAAATGAAAGCTTTTTATCTCTTGCAGAACTGGTGAATAATTTTAAGGTGTTTCCTGTAAAAACTGGTTTTTTAAGATCATTAATTTATTCCAAGCTCAACCCAGAAACTCCCAGTAGTGACCTGGTATCACTGAAAGAGCTTGAATCAACTGAAAAAAGTATTGCTACGTATATTAATGGCGGAAATTATGATGTGGTTTTAAGTGAACAGGATCGATTTACAATGTCCCCCTTCCTTCTTAAATATATCAAAATACCTGCTGTTTACTACTGCCAGCAGCCTTTACGCAATGATAAAATCCTTGAAGAAGTCTCAAATGATATAAAAAGTCCCAATTTTATTCGAAAAAAAATTAAATATCGGGATTTAAACAATACATTTAAAATTGACAGCATAAATGCCAGGCATGCTAAATATATCCTAGCAAACTCCTATTTTTCAAGAGAATCTCTTTTAAAAACATACGGATTAAATTCTTTTGTTTCTTACCTTGGAATTGATACATATAAATTTAAACCGCTGCAACTATCTTCTGAAGATTTCGTGCTGTCTGTGGGTTCATGTACACCTATCAAAGGATATGATTTTACAATACGATCTTTATCTTTAATAAATGAGCAAATACGTCCAGAGTTCATCATAGTTTCTAATTTCTCATCGCTGGAATGGAAAAATTACATAGAACAACTTGCAAATAAATTAAGAGTAAAATTAACTATTCTAGATTTAATAAATGACCATGAACTGATAAAATTATATAATAAAGCAAAAATGGTTATTTATACTCCTTATCTTGAACCATTTGGGTTAATTCCGATTGAATCCATGAGCTGTGGAACTCCTGTTGTTGCTGTTAAAGAAGGAGGTGTTAGGGAAACAGTGGTACACAATGAAACAGGATTGCTCATAGATAGAGATGAAAATTTATTTGCACAGGCCATTCTTGAACTTCTAAGGGACACAGATAAAAGTCGTGAAATGTCAAAAAATGCCATAACTAATGTTCAAAATTTCTGGACCATAGAACATGCCGGAATCAGATTATTAAACCATTTAAACCGAGCCATAGATAAATATACATCATAA
- a CDS encoding glycosyltransferase family 2 protein: MKKPENNVAIIILNWNGWKDTIECLESIYHINYPDFNVIVIDNNSNDNSVEKIKEYCKGKIGVKSNFFHYDTSNKPIKIFEYNENEFETAQKDEKEISNILPSEKIILVKNNENYGFAGGNNTGIKYAVCILKSNYVLLLNNDTVVDRNFLEELVKTAENDEKIGFVGAKTYFYDKKEVIQAAGGGKIDLKKVIAVETAFNQIDDGRYDQNCELDYITGSCILCKKEVIDKIGMLNANYFMYWEDVDWCFRGRRSGYKSVYAFKSKIWHKVSVSSTNYLKTYYCTRNRIYFMEQNINNHNNFKFLLYFSIYLFLPQIISYLLNRDLRGGFNPYLKGFISGLKLYSSPIRTGKKYNLEDNIDYNSNQIKNLD, translated from the coding sequence ATGAAAAAACCAGAAAATAATGTTGCCATAATTATCCTGAACTGGAATGGTTGGAAAGACACTATTGAATGTTTAGAATCAATTTATCATATTAATTATCCTGATTTCAATGTTATAGTAATTGATAACAATTCCAACGACAACTCTGTAGAAAAAATAAAAGAATACTGTAAAGGAAAAATAGGGGTAAAATCTAACTTTTTTCATTATGATACATCCAATAAACCTATAAAAATATTTGAATATAATGAAAATGAATTTGAAACTGCACAAAAAGATGAAAAAGAGATTTCTAATATATTACCCTCTGAAAAGATTATTTTAGTAAAAAATAATGAAAATTATGGTTTTGCAGGCGGAAATAATACTGGAATTAAATACGCAGTTTGTATCCTTAAATCTAATTATGTTCTCTTGTTAAACAATGATACAGTTGTTGACAGAAATTTTCTCGAAGAACTCGTAAAAACAGCTGAAAATGATGAAAAAATAGGGTTTGTAGGGGCAAAAACTTATTTCTACGACAAAAAAGAAGTTATACAAGCAGCTGGTGGAGGAAAAATAGACCTCAAAAAAGTTATTGCGGTTGAAACAGCTTTTAATCAGATAGATGATGGCAGGTATGATCAAAACTGCGAATTAGATTACATCACCGGTTCATGTATACTCTGTAAAAAAGAAGTGATTGATAAAATCGGAATGTTAAATGCTAATTATTTTATGTATTGGGAGGATGTTGACTGGTGTTTTAGAGGAAGAAGATCAGGATATAAATCAGTTTATGCATTCAAGTCAAAAATCTGGCACAAAGTAAGTGTATCAAGTACAAACTATCTTAAAACTTACTATTGTACTCGAAATAGGATTTATTTTATGGAACAAAACATCAATAACCACAATAATTTTAAATTCTTATTATATTTCTCCATATACCTATTTTTACCGCAAATCATTTCCTACTTACTTAATAGGGATTTAAGAGGAGGATTTAACCCCTATTTAAAAGGATTTATCAGCGGGCTTAAATTATACAGCAGCCCTATCAGAACTGGTAAAAAATACAATTTAGAGGACAACATTGATTATAACAGTAATCAAATAAAAAATCTTGATTAA
- a CDS encoding glycosyltransferase family 2 protein produces MNPKVSIIILNWNRWKDTIECLESIYQINYPNYDVILVDNSSTDNSIEKIKEYCKCKIKVQSKHVKYSYLNKPIKIFEYTEKELKTLKNRSDEYYKIPSSKKITIIKNKQNYGFAGGNNVGIRFALNTDSTYILLLNNDTIVEPDFLTELIKAAKKYRNIGSIQSLLLKPDGKFIDSLGQEIHIWSAMDKGINSAYNPIIKDREIFGACAAAAVYPKEVLKNSGLFDENFFVIFEDVDLSWRIRLKGFKSVLAVNSVVYHKRGISESINQHKTSDLMEYHYNKNLLITMLKYYPLSHLFGSKNLNKTIFYLKKTILYSLKVKKTLELNRIILSNIWIRISMFNHPLLYEIQKEWIIQ; encoded by the coding sequence ATGAACCCAAAAGTTTCAATAATTATTCTAAACTGGAACCGCTGGAAAGACACCATAGAGTGTCTAGAATCAATTTACCAGATTAATTATCCAAATTATGATGTTATATTGGTAGACAACAGTTCTACTGATAATTCCATAGAAAAAATAAAAGAGTACTGTAAATGCAAAATTAAGGTCCAATCCAAACATGTTAAGTACAGCTATTTAAACAAACCTATTAAAATCTTTGAATACACTGAAAAAGAACTTAAAACATTGAAAAATAGATCAGATGAATATTATAAGATACCATCATCTAAAAAAATAACTATAATTAAAAATAAACAAAATTATGGATTTGCTGGGGGAAACAACGTCGGGATAAGATTTGCATTAAATACTGACTCAACATATATACTCCTTTTAAATAATGATACTATTGTTGAGCCTGATTTTCTTACGGAATTAATAAAAGCAGCAAAAAAATATAGAAACATAGGGAGCATTCAATCTTTACTTTTAAAACCTGATGGAAAATTCATAGATTCTTTAGGTCAGGAAATTCATATTTGGAGCGCAATGGATAAAGGAATAAATTCAGCATATAATCCAATTATAAAGGATAGAGAAATATTTGGAGCCTGTGCTGCGGCGGCTGTTTATCCAAAAGAAGTTTTAAAAAACAGTGGATTATTTGATGAAAATTTTTTTGTAATCTTTGAAGATGTAGATCTTTCCTGGAGAATCAGATTAAAAGGATTCAAATCTGTTTTAGCCGTAAATTCAGTAGTTTATCATAAAAGAGGTATTTCAGAAAGTATAAATCAGCATAAAACATCTGATCTAATGGAATACCATTACAATAAAAATTTATTGATTACAATGCTTAAATATTATCCATTATCACACCTTTTTGGAAGTAAAAATTTAAATAAAACAATATTTTATCTAAAAAAAACCATATTATATTCATTAAAAGTTAAAAAGACATTAGAACTTAATAGGATTATTTTAAGTAATATATGGATTAGGATCAGTATGTTTAACCACCCACTATTATATGAAATACAAAAAGAATGGATTATACAATGA
- a CDS encoding class I SAM-dependent methyltransferase: MENNEIFRDTKNWYLTIEPCVSLKSINFVTNHAGRKILDLGCATGGYCSNLNNLGYKCTGVDINPEYVEKARENDIEAYTMKADNLEFPDNTFDTVLLFEILEHVDNPHKILKESKRVAKKNILITVPNCTQFFELKSTGLTYEHILEKDHINFFTKKDLENLISKEFSTFRVVEDDPINLNQLSLITGLPLWLRLPISLFNKLKFIKSSLYYRLYAVIDV, from the coding sequence ATGGAAAATAATGAAATATTTAGAGATACTAAAAACTGGTACTTAACTATAGAACCATGTGTATCCTTAAAGTCCATTAATTTTGTTACCAACCATGCGGGAAGGAAAATATTAGATTTAGGATGTGCTACAGGAGGTTATTGCAGTAATTTAAACAATTTAGGATATAAATGCACAGGTGTAGACATAAATCCAGAATATGTTGAAAAAGCACGTGAAAATGACATAGAAGCATATACAATGAAAGCAGACAATTTAGAATTCCCAGACAACACTTTTGATACAGTTTTACTCTTTGAAATTTTAGAACATGTAGATAATCCACATAAAATTTTAAAGGAATCAAAACGAGTAGCAAAGAAAAATATACTTATAACAGTACCAAACTGCACACAATTTTTTGAGCTTAAATCAACAGGATTAACATATGAGCATATTTTAGAAAAAGATCATATTAATTTTTTCACAAAAAAAGACCTTGAAAACTTAATTTCAAAAGAATTCAGCACATTTAGAGTTGTAGAAGATGATCCTATTAATTTAAATCAATTATCATTAATTACAGGATTGCCTTTATGGTTAAGATTACCAATTAGCCTGTTTAATAAATTAAAATTCATTAAATCTTCCCTATACTACCGTTTATACGCAGTAATTGATGTATAA
- a CDS encoding flippase yields MSRVRKIAKNTTFLLISQIISYIFTFFITMYAARYFGASIFGIWSIALSITGILGIFADLGMSTLMVREISRNLSDRDKYISNIFLIKIILSILTFVLIIIITNIIGYPEIVKNIIYIVTVSVIIGSFSGVLGAIFQANEKMEYISLSTILSSVIVLLGTVIMIHYNLSIIFFAFINVISAGLIAAYILFKYVQNFPLPELRIDLSFWKPIIKESWPFGITALSGMLYNYIDSIMLSVVQGAEVVGWYSAAYRLMLILLFIPNAINMAIFPVMSQFYTSSKNSLKLMNEKYFKYMIIIGVPMGVGVTILADKIILTIFGPGYSQSIIALQILIWTIILTFAGAPFVQLLQSINKQYIITKISIISAATNILLNLFLIPLFSYIGASFATLIAAIVSTGYIFLVTYKFGYGIQYKTVMDDLSKILFATLIISIFILYFKDLNLFLLIIMATLLYLIIIYIFGCIDEVDIMLLKQLRR; encoded by the coding sequence ATGAGCAGAGTTCGTAAAATAGCAAAAAACACTACTTTTTTATTGATATCGCAGATTATAAGCTATATTTTCACATTTTTTATTACAATGTACGCTGCAAGATACTTTGGAGCCAGTATATTTGGAATATGGTCTATTGCACTTTCTATTACCGGAATTCTCGGCATCTTTGCGGATTTAGGTATGAGCACGCTTATGGTAAGAGAAATTTCAAGGAATTTATCTGATAGAGATAAATATATCTCCAATATTTTTCTCATAAAAATTATCCTGTCCATTTTAACCTTTGTATTGATAATAATCATCACCAATATAATTGGATATCCCGAAATCGTTAAAAATATTATTTATATTGTCACGGTATCTGTGATAATAGGGTCTTTTTCAGGTGTTTTAGGTGCTATTTTCCAGGCCAATGAAAAAATGGAATACATATCATTGAGCACGATATTGAGTTCAGTTATAGTGCTTTTAGGCACTGTAATTATGATACATTATAATTTAAGCATTATTTTCTTTGCTTTTATTAATGTGATTTCTGCAGGATTAATCGCAGCATATATCCTTTTCAAATATGTGCAAAACTTTCCGCTGCCGGAACTTAGAATAGATCTTTCATTTTGGAAGCCCATAATAAAAGAATCATGGCCCTTTGGAATAACTGCCCTTAGTGGAATGTTGTATAATTATATTGACTCAATAATGCTGTCGGTAGTACAGGGAGCAGAAGTAGTTGGTTGGTACAGCGCTGCATACAGATTAATGTTGATACTGTTGTTTATACCAAATGCAATTAATATGGCTATTTTTCCAGTTATGTCCCAGTTTTACACATCTTCCAAAAATTCGCTTAAACTAATGAACGAAAAATATTTCAAATATATGATTATAATTGGAGTTCCGATGGGAGTTGGAGTGACCATTTTAGCAGATAAAATTATATTAACGATCTTCGGTCCAGGATACAGTCAATCAATAATTGCCTTACAGATACTGATATGGACAATTATACTAACTTTTGCAGGGGCTCCATTTGTACAGCTGTTACAATCAATAAATAAACAGTATATTATAACTAAAATCTCCATAATATCTGCTGCAACAAATATATTATTAAATTTATTCTTAATTCCTCTCTTTAGTTATATTGGAGCAAGTTTTGCTACACTTATAGCTGCAATAGTTTCAACAGGGTATATCTTCCTGGTTACTTACAAATTTGGTTATGGAATTCAATATAAAACAGTCATGGATGATTTATCAAAGATTTTATTTGCAACTTTAATCATTAGCATATTTATATTGTATTTTAAAGATTTAAATCTATTTTTATTGATTATTATGGCTACCTTGCTGTATTTAATCATTATTTATATATTTGGGTGCATTGATGAAGTTGATATAATGCTATTGAAACAATTAAGGAGATAA